From the genome of Campylobacter concisus, one region includes:
- a CDS encoding HMA2 domain-containing protein — MDIKTQTLAQVASYFSMIAHTNGRLRVRVSPKIKELSSSVNLASLDDVIAQINGIKNVKFNKLIGSVTIEYDHEIFPKNLWEDLLKGQNLEEISTRVNEVAKEVKYA, encoded by the coding sequence ATGGATATAAAAACACAAACTTTAGCACAAGTTGCAAGCTATTTTTCAATGATAGCTCACACAAACGGCAGACTAAGAGTAAGAGTTAGTCCAAAGATAAAAGAGCTAAGCAGTAGCGTAAATTTAGCTAGCTTAGATGATGTGATAGCTCAGATAAATGGTATAAAAAATGTAAAATTTAACAAGCTAATCGGCTCTGTAACGATCGAATACGATCATGAAATTTTTCCAAAAAATCTTTGGGAGGATCTTTTAAAAGGGCAAAATTTAGAAGAGATTTCAACTAGAGTAAATGAAGTTGCAAAAGAAGTGAAATATGCTTAA
- a CDS encoding alanine/glycine:cation symporter family protein: MVLDSFLNFLNGKMDVANDFLYGYFLVIILVATGIYFSYLTRFVQFRMFFEACRVLVEKKDKYNKHHLTPFQALMISTASRVGIGNIAGISAAIVAGGPGALFWMCLMAFLGSASAFIESTLAQIYKTKDVFGFKGGPAYYIKNGLGIKWLASLFAVILIITYAYGFNGLQSYTMTSAFEIYYDKAGSNVSFAQSGLPVGIGLILTAFAAVMFFSKSHIIGKVSSYIVPFMALAYISLALIAIVLNFKEIPDVIKMILENAFDFKAIFGGFAGSVIVIGIKRGLFSNEAGMGSAPNAAAAAHTSHPVKQGLVQAMAVFIDMTICIASGMIVLFSQAYLTKQTGSSGELLTALPLVQAAMKEYFGEFGVHFTTLAVVLFAITSLIGNYYYAQANMKFLTKNHNVTLLFKTTAVVMIFVGAQMNLKLAWNIADITMAAMATINIIAIFLLSKVVIIAIKDYESQRRAGLNPEFDPESLGIKNTSCWKKK, translated from the coding sequence ATGGTGCTTGATAGTTTCTTAAATTTTTTAAACGGCAAAATGGACGTAGCCAACGACTTTTTATATGGATATTTTTTAGTCATTATTCTTGTGGCTACGGGAATTTATTTTAGTTATTTGACTCGTTTTGTGCAGTTTAGGATGTTTTTTGAAGCTTGCAGAGTCTTAGTAGAAAAAAAAGACAAGTACAATAAGCACCATTTAACGCCGTTTCAAGCACTTATGATCTCAACCGCTTCACGTGTTGGCATAGGCAATATCGCTGGAATTTCAGCAGCCATCGTCGCGGGCGGTCCGGGTGCTCTTTTTTGGATGTGTTTGATGGCATTTTTAGGATCAGCTTCAGCTTTTATAGAGAGCACGTTAGCGCAAATTTATAAGACAAAAGATGTTTTTGGATTTAAAGGCGGTCCAGCTTATTACATCAAAAATGGCCTTGGCATAAAGTGGCTAGCTTCTCTTTTTGCGGTGATTCTCATCATTACCTACGCATACGGCTTTAACGGACTTCAAAGCTATACAATGACATCAGCTTTTGAAATTTACTACGACAAAGCTGGTAGCAACGTTAGCTTTGCACAAAGCGGACTACCTGTTGGCATCGGCCTTATACTTACGGCATTTGCGGCGGTAATGTTTTTTAGCAAAAGCCACATCATCGGTAAAGTAAGCTCATACATCGTGCCTTTCATGGCACTTGCCTACATCTCGCTAGCACTTATTGCTATCGTTTTAAATTTCAAAGAAATTCCTGATGTTATTAAGATGATCTTAGAAAATGCCTTTGATTTTAAAGCGATATTTGGTGGATTTGCCGGCAGCGTGATCGTAATAGGTATCAAAAGAGGCCTTTTCTCAAACGAAGCTGGTATGGGTTCAGCTCCAAACGCAGCAGCTGCAGCACATACTAGCCACCCAGTAAAGCAAGGTCTGGTTCAGGCTATGGCGGTCTTTATAGATATGACGATATGTATCGCTTCTGGTATGATTGTGCTATTTTCGCAGGCCTATCTTACAAAACAAACTGGCTCAAGTGGCGAACTACTAACAGCACTTCCGCTGGTACAAGCTGCGATGAAAGAGTACTTTGGCGAATTTGGAGTTCATTTTACTACTCTTGCAGTCGTACTTTTTGCTATCACTTCGCTTATTGGCAACTACTACTACGCTCAGGCGAACATGAAATTTTTAACCAAAAACCATAATGTTACGCTACTATTTAAGACAACAGCTGTTGTTATGATATTTGTTGGTGCTCAGATGAATCTAAAGCTTGCTTGGAATATCGCCGATATCACAATGGCTGCGATGGCAACTATTAACATCATCGCTATTTTCTTACTTTCAAAAGTAGTGATAATAGCGATTAAAGACTACGAATCTCAAAGAAGAGCTGGGCTAAATCCAGAGTTTGATCCAGAAAGTCTTGGCATCAAAAATACAAGCTGCTGGAAGAAAAAATAA
- a CDS encoding helicase: MKKDIKISGQLLDINTHRKVAKVGMGVTLATVCLTALCMNGRGMKKLHTVSGIAFTCFAIYHAGLYDNGIFKKMILKAKTASKKE; encoded by the coding sequence TTGAAAAAAGATATAAAAATAAGCGGTCAACTACTTGACATAAATACTCACAGAAAGGTGGCAAAGGTCGGTATGGGTGTTACTTTAGCGACAGTTTGCTTAACGGCACTTTGCATGAATGGCAGAGGTATGAAAAAATTACACACAGTTTCAGGAATTGCATTTACTTGCTTTGCCATTTATCACGCTGGACTTTACGACAACGGTATCTTTAAAAAAATGATCCTTAAAGCAAAAACTGCTTCAAAAAAGGAATAA
- a CDS encoding SAM-dependent methyltransferase — MKFSEFFDIWVNENYYKFGVDIGKKGDFYTNVSVGYLFGACLANYFLKLLKNGEISSSCKVVEIGANSGDMLADFAQGIFTLEPEILSNLEFIIIEPHEILRKKQLETFTKRFGDEVRVGHYENLGECSFDEIFVISNELLDAFSCEMIDGQNILFVDNDLKFHWQRADQNLLALAKKIGIKRGEISTSYAKFALQLASAAKKVRFLSFDYGEFEPKNEFSLRVFKDHQVFSLFEISDLEPYFKRSDLTYSLCFKQVKEAFCEAGFEMLKFKKQNEALVCDLGVDEILSLVLEKGSKQAYENAAKQAKFLLSPEFLGEKFKFIEFLKS, encoded by the coding sequence ATGAAATTTAGCGAGTTTTTTGATATCTGGGTCAATGAAAACTACTATAAATTTGGCGTAGATATCGGTAAAAAGGGCGATTTTTACACAAATGTAAGCGTTGGCTATCTCTTTGGTGCTTGCCTTGCGAACTACTTTTTAAAGCTGCTTAAAAACGGCGAAATTTCTAGCTCTTGCAAGGTCGTGGAGATCGGTGCGAACTCAGGCGATATGCTAGCTGATTTTGCGCAAGGAATTTTTACACTTGAGCCAGAAATTTTGTCAAATTTAGAGTTTATCATCATCGAGCCTCATGAAATTTTACGTAAAAAACAGCTTGAGACTTTTACAAAACGCTTTGGTGACGAGGTTAGAGTAGGGCACTATGAAAATTTGGGCGAGTGCTCGTTTGATGAAATTTTTGTCATCTCAAATGAGCTACTTGACGCATTTAGTTGCGAGATGATAGACGGACAAAATATACTTTTTGTGGATAATGATCTAAAATTTCACTGGCAAAGAGCGGATCAAAATTTGCTAGCTCTTGCAAAAAAAATTGGCATAAAAAGGGGCGAGATATCAACTAGCTACGCTAAATTTGCGCTCCAACTTGCAAGTGCAGCAAAAAAGGTGAGATTTTTAAGCTTTGATTACGGCGAATTTGAGCCAAAAAATGAGTTTAGTTTAAGGGTTTTTAAAGACCATCAAGTATTTTCTTTATTTGAAATTTCAGATCTTGAGCCGTATTTTAAAAGATCGGATCTAACTTATAGCCTTTGTTTTAAACAAGTAAAAGAGGCTTTTTGTGAGGCTGGCTTCGAGATGCTTAAATTTAAAAAACAAAACGAAGCTTTAGTTTGCGATCTTGGTGTGGATGAAATTTTATCTTTAGTGCTTGAAAAAGGTAGCAAGCAAGCCTATGAAAATGCAGCTAAACAGGCGAAATTTCTACTCTCGCCCGAGTTTCTAGGCGAGAAGTTTAAATTTATAGAGTTTTTAAAGAGCTAG
- a CDS encoding ferritin-like domain-containing protein, with protein sequence MLNELLNASYTSEKNALSLYENLALFGDVFNEIANIRKNAIILIEKFASTHDYELACENEAIFLPAKNKEDALIQALNYELELNKMYEKFCESLDDEELKDLFFRLWATSNNEYITSLKQRLKEIYSGCEIKNELNLNEISQNFEQNGITNILENYQNDFNEITKSLQNIASGKADKSELAKITNNPNFSFFSGLALGALGISVVSKNFNKDEENE encoded by the coding sequence ATGCTTAATGAACTTTTAAATGCATCATATACCAGCGAAAAGAATGCACTTAGCTTATATGAAAATTTAGCTTTATTTGGTGATGTTTTTAACGAGATCGCAAATATCAGAAAAAATGCGATCATCTTGATAGAAAAATTTGCGAGCACACATGATTACGAGCTTGCTTGCGAAAATGAAGCTATATTTTTGCCGGCAAAAAATAAAGAAGATGCACTAATACAAGCTTTAAACTACGAGTTAGAGCTAAATAAAATGTATGAAAAATTTTGTGAAAGCTTAGATGATGAAGAGCTAAAAGATCTATTTTTTAGACTTTGGGCTACTTCAAATAACGAATATATCACCTCTTTAAAGCAACGTTTAAAAGAAATTTATAGTGGCTGTGAAATAAAAAATGAGCTAAATTTAAATGAAATTTCACAAAATTTTGAGCAAAATGGTATAACAAATATTTTAGAAAACTATCAAAATGACTTTAATGAGATAACTAAAAGCTTGCAAAATATCGCAAGCGGCAAAGCTGATAAAAGCGAGTTAGCAAAGATAACTAATAATCCAAATTTCTCGTTTTTTAGCGGACTTGCGCTTGGGGCATTAGGTATTTCAGTAGTTAGCAAAAATTTTAATAAGGATGAAGAAAATGAATAA
- the ybaK gene encoding Cys-tRNA(Pro) deacylase yields MIHKTNAARALDKLKINYEILEYEVDLNDLSALHVAASTKQNIKQIYKTIVCECEPKNFVVACLQGDLELDLKALAHACGAKRCELINLKDLEKITGYIRGGCSPLAMKKHFATFIDERAKEQEYVLVSAGVRGKQIKIAPNDLLKACEANYADVARLAL; encoded by the coding sequence ATGATACATAAGACAAATGCCGCTAGAGCTTTAGACAAGCTAAAAATTAATTATGAAATTTTAGAGTATGAGGTCGATTTAAACGATCTTTCAGCCCTCCACGTAGCAGCTAGCACTAAGCAAAATATAAAGCAAATTTACAAAACTATCGTTTGTGAGTGTGAGCCTAAAAATTTCGTTGTTGCTTGCTTGCAGGGTGATTTGGAGCTTGATCTAAAAGCACTTGCTCACGCGTGTGGCGCCAAACGCTGCGAACTTATAAATTTAAAAGATTTAGAAAAGATCACTGGCTACATCAGGGGCGGCTGCTCACCGCTTGCTATGAAAAAACACTTTGCAACATTTATCGATGAACGTGCAAAAGAGCAAGAATACGTGTTAGTAAGCGCTGGAGTAAGAGGCAAGCAGATAAAGATAGCTCCAAATGATCTTTTAAAGGCTTGCGAAGCAAATTACGCTGATGTCGCTAGGCTAGCTCTTTAA
- a CDS encoding trimeric intracellular cation channel family protein, with the protein MSLILFVEYVGIASAALSGFLFAVKKECDWLGVFLSAFLTALGGGIMRDMLVGRVVYSFTHYMPVSVVIFMLIVSRVANLHIKREGLERKFVFIFADAIDVICFSIVGAMVAIEYNYNIFGVMMIAFFNGVGGGILRDILLNEIPWFLRTGLYGTISLGVGLAYFVLYHLGLTNIFFTMLLLAAGITVRMFAFYRGWKLPDL; encoded by the coding sequence ATGAGTTTAATACTTTTTGTCGAATACGTCGGTATCGCATCAGCTGCACTTAGTGGCTTTTTATTTGCAGTAAAAAAGGAGTGTGACTGGCTTGGAGTCTTTTTGTCTGCATTTTTGACTGCACTTGGTGGCGGTATCATGCGTGATATGCTTGTTGGTAGGGTGGTTTATTCATTTACACACTACATGCCAGTAAGCGTTGTCATTTTTATGTTGATTGTTTCAAGAGTGGCAAATTTACACATAAAAAGAGAAGGTTTGGAGCGAAAATTTGTATTCATCTTTGCCGATGCGATCGATGTTATCTGTTTTTCCATCGTTGGAGCAATGGTTGCCATTGAGTACAACTACAACATCTTTGGTGTGATGATGATCGCCTTTTTTAACGGCGTTGGTGGCGGTATCTTAAGAGATATTTTGCTAAATGAAATTCCATGGTTTTTACGCACTGGACTTTACGGCACGATAAGCCTTGGCGTGGGGCTTGCTTACTTTGTGCTATATCATCTAGGCCTAACCAATATATTTTTTACTATGCTCTTGCTTGCTGCTGGCATTACGGTTAGGATGTTTGCATTTTATAGAGGCTGGAAGCTACCTGATCTATGA
- a CDS encoding lipid-binding SYLF domain-containing protein — MKRLLIIFLAGLFFTPCLNADVIQNQKLKNAINILNAFGTRNLKPNTKFEGIKAIAIIPDVTKAGAIVTGSTGKGVFIAKNDDGEWSSPFFVNYTSGSIGLQLGYSSADMIILFKNSEAYANLFNAKDTISLKAEATGGVGNEVAITSDLPEISAFAEERGKTSGAFVGVSLDVARLKINRQDTNDYYERMYDFENIYNNSPKASKYTLKFKEIISKYFL, encoded by the coding sequence ATGAAAAGACTATTAATCATATTTCTTGCTGGTTTATTTTTCACGCCATGCTTAAATGCTGATGTGATCCAAAACCAAAAGCTAAAAAATGCAATAAATATTTTAAACGCTTTTGGTACAAGAAATTTAAAGCCAAACACTAAATTTGAAGGCATAAAAGCGATCGCCATAATCCCTGATGTGACAAAAGCAGGCGCTATCGTTACTGGCTCAACAGGTAAAGGCGTATTTATCGCTAAAAACGATGATGGTGAATGGTCAAGCCCATTTTTTGTAAATTACACATCTGGCAGCATAGGCTTGCAGCTTGGTTACAGCTCAGCTGATATGATTATCTTATTTAAAAATTCAGAAGCTTATGCAAATTTATTTAATGCAAAAGATACGATCAGTCTAAAAGCAGAAGCAACTGGTGGCGTTGGTAATGAAGTAGCTATCACAAGTGATTTGCCTGAAATTTCAGCATTTGCTGAGGAGCGTGGCAAGACAAGTGGTGCTTTTGTAGGCGTTAGCCTAGATGTGGCAAGGCTAAAAATAAATAGACAAGATACAAATGATTACTATGAGCGAATGTATGATTTTGAAAATATCTACAATAATAGCCCAAAAGCTAGTAAATACACTCTGAAATTTAAAGAAATAATCTCAAAATACTTCTTATAG
- a CDS encoding heavy metal translocating P-type ATPase, translating to MTHKNKITLAHKSKNRARFICESLNARSDVSAIEAAISERTDALSVRVNKYAKSIIVEYDKNYDKILNFIKSYEFPTKAKDPNLPSKANIYKAAAALGITPFMSNKTLKSAVTLYATAPNLIEGAKELRHEGVTSKVLEATAIGTSLAMGDHLAANSTNLMINIGEYMEESASHRSDDLIKELAKPNIEEVWVERNLNGEKTLEKVKTENLKKGDIVVVGAGETIGVDGYIVEGNADVNQVSMTGEAEPIPKARGDRVISGTVVDEGRIKIWAENVGSDTATARIKEYIQTSLNEKSAIGVKALKLADKLVPVTLSLAGLSYIINKNMNSVASVLQADYSCALKLATPVAFKSSISKAGRNGILVKGAKAIEALSSVDTFVFDKTGTLTHGRLSVVEIYSFKEGFSQNDILNLTASAEEHYFHPVAEAIVEAANKRGFHHIHHDEVEFIVAHGVKTAMHGKEVVIGSRHFLEDDEMISFKAHEALISKALNSGLTLLYVGYDKELVGVIAMKDDMRENAKDMVAKLRSLGVKEVVMLSGDIKSKAEEVARELGLDRVYAECLPTDKAAIIEELKSEGKKVAFVGDGINDAPSLTKANVGISMHKGADIAKATADISLLKDDIMSVALVKELANKTMDLISSNFRSTVGVNTAILSAATLGMLNPIATAMLHNGTTIWLLLNSMKGVKFKSK from the coding sequence TTGACTCACAAAAATAAGATCACTCTAGCTCACAAGAGTAAAAATAGAGCGAGGTTTATTTGCGAGAGCCTAAACGCTAGAAGCGACGTCAGTGCTATCGAGGCTGCGATCTCAGAGCGAACTGATGCACTAAGTGTTCGTGTAAATAAATACGCAAAAAGCATTATTGTTGAATACGATAAAAACTACGATAAAATTTTAAACTTTATAAAGAGCTATGAATTTCCAACAAAGGCTAAAGATCCAAATTTACCAAGCAAGGCAAATATCTATAAGGCTGCTGCTGCACTTGGTATAACTCCATTTATGAGCAATAAAACTCTAAAATCAGCCGTGACTCTTTATGCCACAGCACCAAATTTAATAGAAGGTGCAAAAGAGCTAAGACATGAGGGCGTCACTTCAAAAGTGCTTGAGGCAACTGCCATTGGTACTAGCTTAGCAATGGGCGATCATTTAGCAGCAAATAGCACAAATTTGATGATAAATATCGGCGAATATATGGAAGAAAGTGCTAGTCACAGAAGCGATGATCTCATCAAAGAGCTAGCAAAACCAAATATCGAAGAAGTCTGGGTCGAGAGAAATTTAAATGGTGAAAAGACGCTTGAAAAAGTAAAAACCGAAAATTTAAAAAAAGGCGACATTGTAGTAGTCGGAGCTGGTGAGACGATAGGTGTTGATGGTTATATCGTTGAAGGTAACGCCGATGTAAATCAAGTCTCAATGACCGGAGAGGCTGAACCTATACCAAAAGCTAGAGGCGACCGTGTTATAAGTGGCACCGTGGTTGATGAAGGTAGGATAAAAATTTGGGCTGAAAATGTAGGTAGCGACACAGCGACAGCTAGGATCAAAGAGTACATACAAACTTCACTCAATGAAAAATCAGCCATTGGTGTAAAAGCGTTAAAACTAGCTGATAAACTTGTGCCTGTTACGCTCTCGCTTGCTGGACTTTCATACATTATAAATAAAAATATGAATAGTGTCGCTAGCGTACTTCAAGCGGACTACTCTTGCGCATTAAAGCTTGCTACACCAGTTGCTTTTAAATCAAGTATCTCAAAAGCTGGTAGAAATGGCATTCTTGTAAAAGGTGCAAAGGCGATCGAGGCTTTAAGTTCAGTTGATACTTTTGTATTTGACAAAACTGGCACTCTGACACATGGACGCCTAAGTGTAGTTGAAATTTACTCATTTAAAGAGGGCTTTTCTCAAAATGATATATTAAATTTAACTGCAAGTGCCGAAGAGCACTACTTTCATCCGGTGGCTGAAGCAATAGTTGAAGCTGCAAATAAGCGTGGTTTCCACCATATTCATCACGATGAAGTCGAATTTATCGTAGCTCATGGCGTAAAAACTGCGATGCACGGCAAAGAGGTGGTTATAGGCAGTAGACACTTTTTAGAAGATGACGAGATGATAAGTTTTAAAGCTCATGAAGCTTTAATAAGCAAAGCATTAAATAGCGGCTTAACTTTACTCTACGTAGGATACGACAAAGAGCTAGTCGGAGTCATTGCTATGAAAGATGATATGAGAGAAAACGCAAAAGACATGGTGGCAAAACTACGCAGTCTTGGCGTAAAAGAAGTCGTCATGCTAAGTGGTGACATCAAGAGCAAGGCTGAAGAGGTGGCACGCGAGCTTGGACTTGATAGGGTCTATGCAGAGTGCTTACCAACAGACAAAGCAGCTATCATCGAAGAGCTAAAGAGTGAGGGCAAAAAAGTAGCCTTTGTGGGAGATGGCATAAATGATGCTCCAAGCCTAACTAAGGCAAATGTGGGTATAAGTATGCACAAAGGTGCTGATATAGCTAAAGCGACGGCTGATATAAGTCTTTTAAAAGACGATATCATGAGCGTAGCTCTCGTAAAAGAGCTTGCAAATAAAACAATGGATTTAATTAGCTCAAATTTCCGCTCAACCGTCGGCGTAAACACAGCTATACTAAGTGCTGCGACACTTGGTATGTTAAATCCAATAGCAACTGCCATGCTTCATAATGGCACAACGATTTGGCTTTTATTAAATTCAATGAAGGGCGTAAAATTCAAATCAAAATAA
- a CDS encoding Fur family transcriptional regulator, which produces MDNFELFYKHFKEFLEAFGQKSSELKEQILHVLFISNSHLSAQEISSEIYKIHKNEISMTSIYSFLNFLEMHHLANCFEENGVKKFELNLKSSHDHLICEICEKIVDFEDEIIEQRQEQICKEKNFSEQSHTMILYGICSDCQEKNEN; this is translated from the coding sequence GTGGATAATTTTGAACTATTTTATAAGCATTTTAAAGAGTTTTTGGAAGCCTTTGGGCAAAAAAGCTCAGAGTTAAAAGAACAAATTTTGCATGTACTTTTCATTAGCAACTCTCATCTAAGTGCTCAAGAAATTTCTTCAGAAATTTACAAAATACACAAGAATGAAATTTCAATGACATCAATTTACTCGTTTTTAAATTTTCTAGAAATGCATCATCTTGCAAACTGCTTTGAAGAAAATGGAGTAAAGAAATTTGAACTAAATTTAAAATCATCGCACGATCATTTGATATGTGAGATTTGTGAAAAGATAGTTGATTTTGAAGATGAGATAATAGAGCAAAGGCAAGAGCAAATTTGCAAAGAAAAAAATTTTAGCGAGCAGTCGCATACAATGATACTTTATGGTATTTGCAGTGATTGCCAAGAGAAAAATGAAAATTAA
- a CDS encoding oxidoreductase, with amino-acid sequence MNNPYINEENVASETAANNAAATQPSAIDNAINNAAQNLPFVPENFNAAGFVKGLVLGGIAAYVLTNPKAQECVFKAIIKGGELINAGIEELKERFEDVKAELDSQK; translated from the coding sequence ATGAACAACCCTTACATCAACGAAGAAAACGTAGCAAGTGAAACTGCGGCTAACAATGCAGCAGCTACTCAGCCAAGCGCAATTGATAACGCAATAAATAATGCAGCCCAAAATTTACCATTTGTACCTGAAAATTTTAATGCTGCTGGCTTTGTAAAAGGTCTAGTTTTAGGTGGTATCGCAGCTTATGTACTGACTAATCCAAAAGCGCAAGAGTGCGTATTTAAGGCGATTATCAAAGGTGGCGAGCTTATAAATGCTGGCATAGAAGAACTAAAAGAGCGTTTTGAAGATGTCAAAGCAGAACTTGACTCACAAAAATAA
- the modD gene encoding ModD protein gives MKLSDAEILQYINEDLPYFDLTTSLQNIDKKVSLEIYSRDEICVSCVDVAASVARLLGCENKIFVQNSQICKAGDVIIKIYGSYEDVHKVWKLAQVALEYASAIATYTNKMANATKYVNEKCEVLATRKSFPFAKKFCVKAVLEGGGGIHRLGLSDSILFFKNHMKAYGSFDKFLSHLPEFKAKMAERKVCIEAENLDEASKLLKANCDVVQCDKFSPELIKNVLYLRDEISPNTMILAAGGINLSNAKDYANADAIVTSAMYSKGVADISTRLEIL, from the coding sequence ATGAAACTAAGCGACGCTGAAATTTTACAATACATAAATGAGGACCTACCCTACTTTGACCTCACAACGTCGCTTCAAAATATCGATAAAAAAGTCTCGCTTGAAATTTATTCACGTGATGAAATTTGCGTTAGCTGCGTTGATGTGGCCGCAAGTGTCGCAAGACTACTTGGGTGCGAGAATAAAATTTTTGTGCAAAATTCTCAAATCTGCAAGGCTGGCGATGTGATCATAAAAATTTATGGTAGCTACGAAGATGTGCATAAAGTCTGGAAACTAGCTCAAGTCGCACTAGAATATGCCAGTGCCATCGCAACTTATACAAATAAAATGGCAAATGCCACAAAGTACGTCAATGAAAAATGTGAAGTGTTGGCAACTAGAAAGAGTTTTCCGTTTGCTAAGAAATTTTGCGTAAAAGCCGTACTTGAAGGCGGTGGTGGCATCCATAGGCTTGGGCTTAGCGATAGTATTTTATTTTTTAAAAACCACATGAAAGCCTACGGTAGCTTTGATAAATTTTTATCGCATTTGCCAGAGTTTAAAGCAAAAATGGCTGAGCGAAAAGTATGCATTGAAGCTGAAAATTTAGACGAAGCAAGCAAACTTCTAAAAGCAAATTGCGACGTTGTGCAGTGTGATAAATTTAGCCCAGAGCTTATCAAAAACGTACTCTATTTAAGAGATGAAATTTCGCCAAATACAATGATACTAGCAGCCGGTGGTATAAATTTATCAAATGCAAAAGATTACGCAAATGCCGATGCGATAGTAACATCAGCGATGTATTCAAAAGGCGTTGCTGATATCAGCACCAGACTTGAGATTTTATAA